From the bacterium genome, the window TCGCTGTACCAGATCCTGCTTCTACACGATCCAGAAGGAGTTCAACGGCCGCATGCCCGCGAACAAGGTGAGCGAGGAAGCGCTATCTGCGTCGAAGCAGGCCGTGCTGACCTATGAACGCCAGATGCATGCGCACCAGTTCCAGCAGGCGATGGTAACGGTGGACAAGTACATTCGCGATATTTCGAAATTCTGGGCCAAAAACTCAAAGTCCGATGAGTCCGGCGGTATCAGCCCACAGGCGCTCGTTGATCTGTTCTATTATGTGCGCATCGCAGCATCGATGGTGCACCCGATCGCCCCTCGCGGCAGTGAGCTGATACGCGAGTATTTTGGGGTAGGCGAAGATATCTGGTCGTGGGAGCGGATATTTGATCCGCTCGATGCTTTCGTGCCTGATATTTCGACGCATGAATTCAAAGTCCTCCCGCCGCACTTTGATTTCTTTGAAAAGCACGCGTCGCAGATCAGCCACTACAAAGCGCAATCCGAATAGCGTGAGTCAAAACCAGAAAACGAATTGGATGGCATGAACACGAACCACGTTGTCACCCGCTTTGCCCCCAGCCCTTCCGGCTACATGCATATTGGGAATCTTCGCACCGCCCTGTACTCGTACTTATTGGCTAAGTCCAACGGCGGCACATTTATCCTGCGCATTGAAGATACGGACAGAAAGCGGCTGGTCGAAAACGCCGTACAGATCATCTATGACACCCTTCAAGCGGCCGGATTAAATTACGATGAAGGTCCGGGCAGAGAAGGAGCCAACGGCCCGTATGTCCAAAGCGAACGAATTCCCATTTACCTTGATCACGCCAAGCGGCTGATCTCATCCGGCCACGCATACTACTGCTTCTGCGATAGTCAGGTGCCCGAAGAAACGACAGAGGAAACCGGCAATTTCGGCTATAACCGGCATTGCCGAAATCACTCGCCAGAAGAGGTGAGCAGCAAACTCAGCAGCGGCGTTCCGCATGTGATCCGCCAGAAGGTGCCACTGGATGGAGCAACCTCGTTCGATGACATGGTCTTCGGCAATATCTCGCGAGCGAATGCGGATCTTCAGGACATCGTGCTCATCAAGTCAGACGGTTATCCGACCTACAACTTTGCCCATGTCGTTGACGATTTCCTGATGGGGGTGACCCATGTGGTGCGCGGGTCGGAATATCTGTCGTCGACTCCGCAATATGTTTTGCTATATGATGCCTTCGGCTGGAAGCGCCCCCACTATGTGCACTTACCATTGATCATGGGCAAAGGAGAGGACGGCACCGTATCCAAGCTTTCGAAGCGTCATGGTGCGGTCAGCTTTCAGGATCTGGTGCAGGA encodes:
- a CDS encoding glutamate--tRNA ligase translates to MNTNHVVTRFAPSPSGYMHIGNLRTALYSYLLAKSNGGTFILRIEDTDRKRLVENAVQIIYDTLQAAGLNYDEGPGREGANGPYVQSERIPIYLDHAKRLISSGHAYYCFCDSQVPEETTEETGNFGYNRHCRNHSPEEVSSKLSSGVPHVIRQKVPLDGATSFDDMVFGNISRANADLQDIVLIKSDGYPTYNFAHVVDDFLMGVTHVVRGSEYLSSTPQYVLLYDAFGWKRPHYVHLPLIMGKGEDGTVSKLSKRHGAVSFQDLVQDGYLPESIVNYIALLGWSPKETTEEFFTLEELAQRFKVTGINKSSSIFDYEKLLWFNGNYIRKLTPEKFSELATPHVKKIITRDIDMARLMSLIQPRIEKFSQIPQQIGFFEALPEFDCELFVNKGQKATLENTVQVLPAAIDILNSVQPWKSETLFENLKKLSADLGLKAGSVMWAVRIAISGTSATPGGATDILEILGQQESLRRLSFSLDKVKAHLA